A stretch of DNA from Spirosoma endbachense:
TCCATTAATAGCCGGCCCTGCCCCTGCCCTACCTGGGTTTGTACTAAATAAATACGCTGAATTTCAATCGCCTTCCCGATTTGCCGGAACTCCGAAGTCATTTGCCTCGGCGGCTTCGTTCGCCGAAGTTTTGCGTACCCAATAGGTGTTTTATCGGCGAGTTCGACAATGAAGAATATTGAATTGGGATCGGCAAGTTCATCGTCAAGAATAGCTGGTGATATAGACGATTGTATATATTCCTCCACGAGTTCAGCGGTGTTGTAGGGCGGGCCAAATGCTTCACGCATGGTTGTAGAAGCAAGCTCAGAAAGCAGTGTTGCATCGGCAAGAGTAGCGGTTCGGATCGGCAAGTGACGTGATATTTATAGGATACAACATGCGATTTACGAATATAGCCCGAAATTTACCCGCAAATCGTACACTCATATCGGATAAAATCAGTACATGCTAACCTTACGCTTCCCACTCGTGCTGGCATCGGGGTCACCTCGCCGAAAACAGCTCATGAGCGATGCTGGCTTCCAGTTCACCATTGAAACACGGCCCACCGAGGAGACTTTTCCCGAGACAATGCCTGCCGATGAGGTCGCTGAATACCTGGCCCGACAAAAAGCTGACCAGTTTATGGCCGATGCCGGAAATCGGATCATTCTGTGCGCCGATACAGTCGTGATTCTGGATAACCAGATTCTGAATAAGCCACAGGACGAAGAACATGCCCGCCAGATGCTTCGGGCCTTATCGGGACAAACACACCGAGTGCGAACGGGCGTCGCTATTCTGGCCCCATCAAACGATACGACAGAACCAAACATCCACTCATTTACGGACGAAACGACGGTTCGGTTTGTGTCACTCAGCGATGAAGAAATTTCCTATTACATTCGAGTGTGCGCTCCATTCGATAAGGCAGGGTCGTATGGAGCCCAGGATTTCATCGGGTTAGTTGGCATTGAACGACTGGAAGGTTCATTTTATACCGTAATGGGTCTGCCAACCCACCGGGTTTATCAGGCGTTGAAACCGTATAGCCATTGATGCCTTGTCGTAATCCCTGTCACAAATAACTACAAATAATTCAATTTCAGGCAGTCCTTGTGCAAATCAATTGACATTCTAACTAAATTTATCCAAGTTTCATGTTCTTTGCCAAACTCATCACCTGTCGTACTTGTTCTGTTTAAAAATGCTTAACCTATACCAATGACGGCAACAGCTTCCGTTCAATCGGATCGATCAATTGCTCCTATTAAGTCAGGCTTTTTTCCCATTCCTAAACCTTCGACGGGATGGACTGGCGTTCACTACGAAATCTTCGTTCGCTCGTTTGCCGACTCGAACGGCGATGGCATCGGTGACCTTAATGGGGTTACCAATAACCTCGATTATTTGAAGGATCTTGGTATATCGGCAATCTGGCTTATGCCCGTCAGCCCGTCGCCGACCTACCATAAATACGATGTTACCGATTATTACGGAATCGATCCGGATTATGGCACTGTCGATGATTTTAAACGCCTGGTGACCGAGGCCCATCAGCGGGGAATTGCCGTTATTATCGATCTGGTATTGCATCATACCAGCATCTACCATCCCTGGTTTCAGGAAGCCTCCAAAAGCCTCGATAATCCATACAGAAACTATTACAAATGGCTCCGTCCCGACGAAATCAAACGGCGCAACCTGGCCACCCGCGACATTACAGCCGATTCGGGCGAACGCAGTCCGTGGCATTCGGTGCGTGGCGCAACCTACGTTGAACAATATTATGGGATGTTCTGGAGCGGAATGCCCGACCTTAATTTCGATTACCAGCCGGTGCGCGATGAAGTGTTCAAGATCGCCCATTACTGGCTCAACGAGATGGGAGTAGATGGTTTCCGGCTCGATGCAGCCCGTCATCTTTACCGCGAGTCGGAAGAGTCGAAAAACTATGAGTTCTGGGAAGAGTTCGGTCGGGTGGTCGAAGCGGCTAAGCCCGGAGCCTATACCGTTGGCGAGGTCTGGACACGTCCTGATCGAATTGCCCCTTACTTTCGGGGCCTGAAAGCTAACTTCAATTTCGATCTTCAATTGATGATTCCGGAAATTGTTCGGAATGAAAATGATACGGAAGACCTGGTCGAATTTCTGTCGTATGTACATGCCAGCTTTGGAGCCATCAACCCGAACTTCATTGATGCGCTGCTCCTGTCGAACCACGACCAGAACCGGATTGGAGGCTTGCTCAGCGGCAATCTAGATCATTTAAAGGTAGCCGCGAATCTGCTGCTGACCTTACCCGGTTTACCGTATCTGTATTATGGTGAAGAAATTGGAATGCTGGGTAAGAAACCTGACGAAAACATACGTGAACCATTTCTATGGAACACGCGCGAACGTGATACCCAACGGACGCGCTGGCGTCGGGGCAAATACAGCACCAGCCAGACGGTTCGTGCAGTGGCGCAACAGCAAGCCGATCCGAGTTCGCTACTGAATCATTACAAACGCCTGATTCAGTATCGTAATAGTCATTCCATTCTGAATAATAATCTTAGTCGACTGCTTCAGGCTGGTATTCGACAGGGTGGTATCGTTGCTTTTATTCGGCAGGAACCTACCGGTGGTAAATGTATTTTGGTGGTTCATAACCTGACCAGCCAACCCATTGACGTCGTATTTTCACCAACGGAGGAATGGTGTCGGTGTATTGTTTTCGAAACGCTGCCCGGCAGTTCCTTCACCGATGGTCGGATTACAGTACCCGGTTATAGTTGTGTGGTGGTCGAATAAGGTCGATTGTGAATACGTATTCCCTGACTTAACTTTACAAAAAATCAACACAATGCTTACACGCATCACCATTGATCCAACTGTATGCCACGGCAAACCCACTATCCGTGGGTCCCGGTTATTGGTCACAACCATTCTGGAACTGCTGGCAAGTGGGAT
This window harbors:
- a CDS encoding GNAT family N-acetyltransferase, with translation MPIRTATLADATLLSELASTTMREAFGPPYNTAELVEEYIQSSISPAILDDELADPNSIFFIVELADKTPIGYAKLRRTKPPRQMTSEFRQIGKAIEIQRIYLVQTQVGQGQGRLLMDYCLNWARQAGYIAVWLGVWERNERALAFYQKMGFERIGFHYFQFGSERQRDFWLQKQL
- a CDS encoding Maf family protein, translating into MLTLRFPLVLASGSPRRKQLMSDAGFQFTIETRPTEETFPETMPADEVAEYLARQKADQFMADAGNRIILCADTVVILDNQILNKPQDEEHARQMLRALSGQTHRVRTGVAILAPSNDTTEPNIHSFTDETTVRFVSLSDEEISYYIRVCAPFDKAGSYGAQDFIGLVGIERLEGSFYTVMGLPTHRVYQALKPYSH
- a CDS encoding alpha-amylase family glycosyl hydrolase, coding for MTATASVQSDRSIAPIKSGFFPIPKPSTGWTGVHYEIFVRSFADSNGDGIGDLNGVTNNLDYLKDLGISAIWLMPVSPSPTYHKYDVTDYYGIDPDYGTVDDFKRLVTEAHQRGIAVIIDLVLHHTSIYHPWFQEASKSLDNPYRNYYKWLRPDEIKRRNLATRDITADSGERSPWHSVRGATYVEQYYGMFWSGMPDLNFDYQPVRDEVFKIAHYWLNEMGVDGFRLDAARHLYRESEESKNYEFWEEFGRVVEAAKPGAYTVGEVWTRPDRIAPYFRGLKANFNFDLQLMIPEIVRNENDTEDLVEFLSYVHASFGAINPNFIDALLLSNHDQNRIGGLLSGNLDHLKVAANLLLTLPGLPYLYYGEEIGMLGKKPDENIREPFLWNTRERDTQRTRWRRGKYSTSQTVRAVAQQQADPSSLLNHYKRLIQYRNSHSILNNNLSRLLQAGIRQGGIVAFIRQEPTGGKCILVVHNLTSQPIDVVFSPTEEWCRCIVFETLPGSSFTDGRITVPGYSCVVVE